A section of the Triplophysa dalaica isolate WHDGS20190420 chromosome 8, ASM1584641v1, whole genome shotgun sequence genome encodes:
- the prkag3b gene encoding 5'-AMP-activated protein kinase subunit gamma-3b isoform X1, producing MDPLTESPFMEDEGLSMKRTGPLQDPDSDAYAKFFMSHCCYDAIPTSSKLVIFDTTLQVKKAFFALVANGVRAAPLWDNKLQCFVGMLTITDFINILHRYYKSPMVQIYELEEHKIETWREVYLQCSLRSLVSITPESSLFEAIYSLLKHKIHRLPIIDPESGNVLHILTHKRILKFLHIFVRASVILQNEFHVESGNILTKYMFCKSQGSMNPKPQLLQKRIEEVEIGTFKSIATVRETETVYDALSIFVERRVSALPVVNEQGKVVALYSRFDVINLAAQKNYNNLNMTMREALQSCSGCIEGVLKCYPHETLEIIIDRIAEAEVHRLVLVDKEDVVRGIISLSDLLQALVLTPAGVDALFS from the exons ATGGACCCTCTGACGGAG AGCCCCTTTATGGAGGATGAAGGACTATCCATGAAGAGGACAG GTCCTCTGCAAGATCCCGACTCAGATGCGTATGCCAAGTTTTTCATGAGTCACTGCTGCTACGATGCCATTCCAACCAGCTCCAAATTGGTCATTTTCGACACAACGCTGCAG GTGAAGAAAGCATTTTTTGCACTGGTTGCAAATGGTGTGAGAGCTGCGCCTTTATGGGACAACAAGCTGCAGTGTTTTGTAG GAATGCTTACCATTACAGACTTTATCAACATTCTCCATCGTTACTACAAATCTCCTATG GTACAGATCTATGAGCTGGAAGAACACAAGATTGAGACATGGAGAG AGGTCTATCTGCAGTGTTCTCTCAGGTCCCTGGTCAGCATCACACCTGAATCCAG CCTCTTTGAAGCCATTTACTCTTTACTGAAGCACAAGATTCATCGCCTGCCCATCATAGATCCAGAATCGGGGAACGTCCTCCACATACTGACCCACAAACGTATCCTCAAGTTCTTGCACATCTTTGTAAGAGCTTCTGTTATTCTCCAAAATGAGTTTCATGTTGAGAGTGGCAATATCTTGAccaaatatatgttttgtaaatCACAGGGCTCCATGAACCCAAAGCCACAGCTCTTACAGAAGCGGATTGAGGAAGTTGAAATCGGTACTTTCAAGAGCATCGCGACTGTCAGGGAGACGGAAACTGTTTATGATGCTCTATCAATATTTGTAGAGCGACGGGTCTCCGCCCTGCCCGTCGTCAATGAGCAAG gGAAAGTAGTGGCACTGTACTCCAGGTTTGATGTCATT AATTTGGCTGCGCAGAAAAACTACAACAATCTGAACATGACAATGCGGGAGGCCCTTCAGAGCTGTAGTGGCTGTATTGAGGGTGTGCTGAAATGTTATCCTCATGAAACTCTTGAAATCATCATTGATCGCATCGCTGAGGCAGAG GTTCACCGTCTGGTGTTAGTGGACAAAGAGGATGTGGTGAGGGGCATCATCTCGCTCTCTGATTTGCTTCAGGCGTTGGTGTTGACTCCTGCAGGTGTTGATGCACTCTTCTCTTGA
- the prkag3b gene encoding 5'-AMP-activated protein kinase subunit gamma-3b isoform X2: MDPLTESPFMEDEGLSMKRTGPLQDPDSDAYAKFFMSHCCYDAIPTSSKLVIFDTTLQVKKAFFALVANGVRAAPLWDNKLQCFVGMLTITDFINILHRYYKSPMVQIYELEEHKIETWREVYLQCSLRSLVSITPESSLFEAIYSLLKHKIHRLPIIDPESGNVLHILTHKRILKFLHIFGSMNPKPQLLQKRIEEVEIGTFKSIATVRETETVYDALSIFVERRVSALPVVNEQGKVVALYSRFDVINLAAQKNYNNLNMTMREALQSCSGCIEGVLKCYPHETLEIIIDRIAEAEVHRLVLVDKEDVVRGIISLSDLLQALVLTPAGVDALFS, translated from the exons ATGGACCCTCTGACGGAG AGCCCCTTTATGGAGGATGAAGGACTATCCATGAAGAGGACAG GTCCTCTGCAAGATCCCGACTCAGATGCGTATGCCAAGTTTTTCATGAGTCACTGCTGCTACGATGCCATTCCAACCAGCTCCAAATTGGTCATTTTCGACACAACGCTGCAG GTGAAGAAAGCATTTTTTGCACTGGTTGCAAATGGTGTGAGAGCTGCGCCTTTATGGGACAACAAGCTGCAGTGTTTTGTAG GAATGCTTACCATTACAGACTTTATCAACATTCTCCATCGTTACTACAAATCTCCTATG GTACAGATCTATGAGCTGGAAGAACACAAGATTGAGACATGGAGAG AGGTCTATCTGCAGTGTTCTCTCAGGTCCCTGGTCAGCATCACACCTGAATCCAG CCTCTTTGAAGCCATTTACTCTTTACTGAAGCACAAGATTCATCGCCTGCCCATCATAGATCCAGAATCGGGGAACGTCCTCCACATACTGACCCACAAACGTATCCTCAAGTTCTTGCACATCTTT GGCTCCATGAACCCAAAGCCACAGCTCTTACAGAAGCGGATTGAGGAAGTTGAAATCGGTACTTTCAAGAGCATCGCGACTGTCAGGGAGACGGAAACTGTTTATGATGCTCTATCAATATTTGTAGAGCGACGGGTCTCCGCCCTGCCCGTCGTCAATGAGCAAG gGAAAGTAGTGGCACTGTACTCCAGGTTTGATGTCATT AATTTGGCTGCGCAGAAAAACTACAACAATCTGAACATGACAATGCGGGAGGCCCTTCAGAGCTGTAGTGGCTGTATTGAGGGTGTGCTGAAATGTTATCCTCATGAAACTCTTGAAATCATCATTGATCGCATCGCTGAGGCAGAG GTTCACCGTCTGGTGTTAGTGGACAAAGAGGATGTGGTGAGGGGCATCATCTCGCTCTCTGATTTGCTTCAGGCGTTGGTGTTGACTCCTGCAGGTGTTGATGCACTCTTCTCTTGA
- the prkag3b gene encoding 5'-AMP-activated protein kinase subunit gamma-3b isoform X3: MSHCCYDAIPTSSKLVIFDTTLQVKKAFFALVANGVRAAPLWDNKLQCFVGMLTITDFINILHRYYKSPMVQIYELEEHKIETWREVYLQCSLRSLVSITPESSLFEAIYSLLKHKIHRLPIIDPESGNVLHILTHKRILKFLHIFGSMNPKPQLLQKRIEEVEIGTFKSIATVRETETVYDALSIFVERRVSALPVVNEQGKVVALYSRFDVINLAAQKNYNNLNMTMREALQSCSGCIEGVLKCYPHETLEIIIDRIAEAEVHRLVLVDKEDVVRGIISLSDLLQALVLTPAGVDALFS, translated from the exons ATGAGTCACTGCTGCTACGATGCCATTCCAACCAGCTCCAAATTGGTCATTTTCGACACAACGCTGCAG GTGAAGAAAGCATTTTTTGCACTGGTTGCAAATGGTGTGAGAGCTGCGCCTTTATGGGACAACAAGCTGCAGTGTTTTGTAG GAATGCTTACCATTACAGACTTTATCAACATTCTCCATCGTTACTACAAATCTCCTATG GTACAGATCTATGAGCTGGAAGAACACAAGATTGAGACATGGAGAG AGGTCTATCTGCAGTGTTCTCTCAGGTCCCTGGTCAGCATCACACCTGAATCCAG CCTCTTTGAAGCCATTTACTCTTTACTGAAGCACAAGATTCATCGCCTGCCCATCATAGATCCAGAATCGGGGAACGTCCTCCACATACTGACCCACAAACGTATCCTCAAGTTCTTGCACATCTTT GGCTCCATGAACCCAAAGCCACAGCTCTTACAGAAGCGGATTGAGGAAGTTGAAATCGGTACTTTCAAGAGCATCGCGACTGTCAGGGAGACGGAAACTGTTTATGATGCTCTATCAATATTTGTAGAGCGACGGGTCTCCGCCCTGCCCGTCGTCAATGAGCAAG gGAAAGTAGTGGCACTGTACTCCAGGTTTGATGTCATT AATTTGGCTGCGCAGAAAAACTACAACAATCTGAACATGACAATGCGGGAGGCCCTTCAGAGCTGTAGTGGCTGTATTGAGGGTGTGCTGAAATGTTATCCTCATGAAACTCTTGAAATCATCATTGATCGCATCGCTGAGGCAGAG GTTCACCGTCTGGTGTTAGTGGACAAAGAGGATGTGGTGAGGGGCATCATCTCGCTCTCTGATTTGCTTCAGGCGTTGGTGTTGACTCCTGCAGGTGTTGATGCACTCTTCTCTTGA